The Streptomyces cathayae DNA segment GAAGGCCGACCAGCACCAGGCCGCGCCCGCTCTCGTCGTCGGCCTGAGCACAACCCATCTGCGGGGCGGATGGGTTGCCGTCAAGGACGTCGATCACCAAGCGACCGGGCCGGTGGTACAACGTGACGGTGACCGGCCCCGCCCCATGGACTACGGCGTTGGTGATGAGCTCGGAGGCGACGAGGCGAACGGCGTCAGCTGCCTCCTCATCCATCGGCACACCCCACGTGCGCACTTTGTCGACGACTACGCGCCGGGCGAGGGGCACTTCCCTTTCCGTACCCGCGAGGACGAACCGATGGACGAGCGTGGGCATGGCGGACGCCTCCGAAGAGCTGGAGAGCGGCTCCATCCCTGACAGGGACACGGGAATGGAGCCGCCGATCTGAGGAGCCGTTACGAGAGCGAGCACCCTGGGCGTGCTCCATGGACGGCTGATACTCAGTCAACGGCGCCAGCACGCACGTCGGAACGTTTCTAGGGGGTTTCTCCTGGGGCGCCCTCCCCAGACACGGACACGAGAAGTAACCTTCCAACTACGCCGTGGGGGGATGACGGGAGTGATGACGTGCCTGGTGAGCCGTTAGCAGTTCATCCGCTGAGCTTCGT contains these protein-coding regions:
- a CDS encoding ATP-binding protein, which translates into the protein MPTLVHRFVLAGTEREVPLARRVVVDKVRTWGVPMDEEAADAVRLVASELITNAVVHGAGPVTVTLYHRPGRLVIDVLDGNPSAPQMGCAQADDESGRGLVLVGLLAARCTWEPSDHGKRVWAEIVLPTAAPAIRAAVLRKLFALRPKRGVVAESKSLVLAVA